In a genomic window of Kwoniella mangroviensis CBS 8507 chromosome 2, whole genome shotgun sequence:
- a CDS encoding NADPH-dependent diflavin oxidoreductase 1: protein MIPLILYASETGNAQDVAERVSRSFRAAGRKITVQSMDTFPISSLIHVPLLILITSTHGRGDPPPAMTSLWKALLRSNLPEDILEDVHFTLFGLGDSSYERFCYAGKILARRMEGLGANRLAEYGWGDERSPNGIEDALIPWLKQTLDTFLPYLPVSPDYSPISSTDLPLPIYSLTSIASSSNSKRKQKESELDIPLEGLSISSIPNGHTACEAPTRVEDALHHESNGVIKPDDWVWATMRKNERVTKEDWWQDVREIELEFDDEDAEPYLPGSICSLQPQSDQADVNTFLEMMDLESQADKPMQVEALLEEQPLPQHLPPSDKPTTLRSLLTNHLDLRCSPRKSFFEWLRRLSPDEREQERLDEFIDDPDEIHTYATRPSRTIVETLADFRNTKIPLSHILEILPPLRRRQFSIASSWDAHPGKVQLLVALVEYKTNLKVPRRGLCSQWLDQLTVGIKLPIHISPPTLFLPPNPDTPVILVGPGTGVAPMRAFVETRFKQGAIENTALYFGCRSEYADFYFSDEWKKYGEMGVNIQIAASRDQEEKVYVQHLIKENKEEVQEWLVEKGGHVYISGSSNAMPREVRDALAWCISKDGAGDFTEEEAKEYVERMFEEKRGGEESW, encoded by the exons ATGATCCCTCTGATACTCTACGCATCCGAAACAGGCAACGCCCAGGATGTAGCCGAGCGAGTTTCCCGATCGTTCAGAGCGGCAGGTCGGAAAATCACTGTCCAATCGATGGATACTTTCCCTATATCATCCCTCATACATGTCCCGCTCTTGATCCTTATCACTTCCACTCACGGACGTGGGGACCCTCCACCGGCGATGACGAGTCTGTGGAAGGCGCTACTGAGGTCGAATCTGCCTGAAGATATATTGGAAGATGTGCATTTTACGTTGTTTGGTTTAGGGGATAGTTCGTATGAGAGGTTCTGTTATGCTGGAAAGATATTAGCTAGGAGGATGGAAGGGCTCGGAGCAAACAGATTGGCAGAGTATGGATGGGGTGATGAGAGGAGTCCAAACGG CATAGAAGACGCTCTCATACCTTGGCTAAAACAGACACTCGATACTTTCTTGCCTTACCTTCCTGTATCTCCAGACTACTCTCCGATATCGTCGACAGATCTACCGCTGCCCATATATTCATTGACGTCCATTGCAAGTTCGTCTAATTCGAAACGGAAACAGAAGGAAAGTGAATTGGATATACCTTTAGAAGGAttatcgatctcatcaatacCCAACGGTCATACTGCTTGTGAAGCGCCTACGAGAGTGGAAGATGCACTCCATCATGAGAGCAATGGAGTGATCAAGCCTGATGATTGGGTATGGGCGACcatgaggaagaatgaaagagTCACCAAAGAGGATTGGTGGCAGGATGTGAGGGAGATCGAGTTGGAgtttgacgatgaggatgc GGAGCCATATCTACCAGGATCGATATGTTCACTCCAACCTCAATCGGACCAAGCGGACGTTAATACATTTTTGGAAATGATGGATCTGGAATCTCAGGCGGATAAACCGATGCAAGTGGAAGCACttttggaag AACAACCTCTACCTCAGCATCTCCCACCATCCGATAAACCAACCACTCTGCGTTCATTATTGACAAATCATCTCGATCTCCGCTGTTCACCCCGGAAAAGCTTCTTCGAGTGGTTACGGAGGTTGTCGCCTGATGAGAGGGAGCAGGAGAGGCTGGATGAGTTTATTGATGATCCT GACGAAATACATACGTACGCGACTAGACCATCCCGAACTATCGTGGAGACTCTGGCGGACTTCAGAAATACCAAAATACCCCTTTCTCACATACTGGAAATCCTACCACCGCTCAGACGAAGACAATTTTCAATAGCTAGCTCTTGGGAT GCACATCCTGGAAAAGTCCAATTGCTGGTCGCACTAGTGGAGTACAAGACCAATTTGAAAGTACCACGAAGGGGATTATGTTCGCAATGGCTTGATCAGTTGACTGTTG GAATCAAATTACCGATACACATCTCACCTCCTACACTCTTCTTACCTCCTAATCCTGATACGCCCGTCATACTGGTAGGTCCAGGGACGGGAGTAGCTCCGATGAGGGCTTTTGTCGAGACTAGATTCAAACAAGGTGCAAttgaga ATACTGCACTATACTTCGGATGTCGATCTGAATACGCCGATTTCTACTTCTCGGATGAATGGAAGAAATACGGTGAGATGGGTGTGAACATCCAGATTGCTGCTAGTAgagatcaggaggagaaggtgtaCGTGCAGCATCTGATCAAGGAGAATAAAGAGGAAGTCCAAGAGTGGTTGGTCGAAAAAGGTggacatgtgtatatatctgG CTCATCCAATGCGATGCCCAGGGAGGTAAGAGACGCGTTGGCTTGGTGTATAAGTAAAGACGGTGCGGGTGATTTTACTGAAGAGGAAGCCAAGGAATATGTGGAGAGGATGTTcgaggagaaaagaggtgGTGAGGAGAGTTGGTGA